In the Methylophilus sp. 5 genome, one interval contains:
- a CDS encoding PepSY domain-containing protein, with product MTQSSIRTWAWVHKWSSLVCTVFMLLLCLTGLPLIFHHEIGDWLGDHIATPQITHQGPMASMDAMLAAAKAKQPGMVPLYMYREEDEPLQWVISMAKTTTAESGFKQVVLDARTAQVLGEPPVEEGFMYVMFKLHVDLFAGLPGMLFLGLMGFLLLVAIISGVVLYAPFMRKLAFGEIRRQRGQKLKRLDVHNFLGIVILSWALVVAATGVINAWSDLLIKYWQFDQMSQMIAPYKNLPPPTQFASLQASLQVAQKTEPDMQLGFIAFPGTDYASPHHYGIFMRGDSPLTKRLFKPVLVDARTATLTDSRDLPWYLVALLVSQPLHFGDYGGMTLKWLWALLDVITIIVLWTGLMLWWKKRHQYVPDIRSRITLSEAY from the coding sequence ATGACGCAGTCCTCTATCCGTACCTGGGCATGGGTGCATAAATGGTCCAGCCTGGTGTGCACGGTGTTTATGCTATTGCTGTGCCTGACCGGCCTGCCGCTGATCTTTCACCATGAAATTGGGGATTGGCTGGGCGATCATATTGCGACGCCGCAAATAACGCATCAAGGCCCGATGGCCAGCATGGACGCGATGCTAGCCGCTGCCAAAGCAAAGCAGCCCGGCATGGTGCCTTTGTATATGTACCGCGAAGAGGACGAGCCGCTGCAATGGGTCATCAGCATGGCAAAAACCACCACCGCCGAGAGTGGCTTTAAGCAGGTGGTGCTAGATGCGCGCACCGCACAAGTGCTAGGTGAGCCGCCGGTAGAAGAAGGCTTTATGTATGTCATGTTCAAGCTGCATGTTGATTTGTTTGCTGGCTTGCCGGGCATGCTATTTTTAGGCTTGATGGGCTTTTTGTTGCTGGTGGCTATTATCTCCGGCGTGGTGTTGTATGCGCCGTTTATGCGCAAATTGGCCTTTGGCGAAATTCGTCGCCAACGCGGCCAGAAGCTTAAGCGCCTGGATGTGCATAACTTTCTGGGCATTGTCATTCTCAGCTGGGCATTGGTGGTGGCTGCCACTGGCGTCATCAATGCCTGGTCAGATTTGTTGATTAAATACTGGCAGTTTGATCAGATGTCGCAAATGATTGCGCCTTATAAAAACCTGCCACCGCCGACGCAATTTGCGTCACTGCAAGCATCGTTGCAAGTCGCGCAAAAAACCGAACCGGACATGCAATTAGGCTTTATTGCTTTTCCGGGCACCGACTACGCCAGCCCGCACCATTACGGTATTTTTATGCGTGGCGACTCACCACTGACCAAGCGGCTGTTTAAGCCAGTGCTGGTGGATGCGCGGACGGCAACCCTGACCGATAGCCGCGATTTGCCGTGGTATTTAGTGGCGTTGCTGGTTTCACAGCCGCTGCATTTTGGCGACTATGGCGGCATGACTTTAAAGTGGCTATGGGCTTTGCTCGATGTCATCACCATTATTGTCTTGTGGACCGGCTTGATGCTGTGGTGGAAAAAGCGGCATCAGTATGTGCCGGATATCCGTTCAAGAATTACGCTTAGTGAGGCCTATTAA
- a CDS encoding biopolymer transporter ExbD, protein MGQNPFSAGEHTQPMSEINTTPLVDVMLVLLVIFIITAPLLTHAVKIDLPQATSQPLEEKPEVIDLAVDVDGKIFWNDSEIQVTDLSARMADEAAKQQQPELQIRADKNTRYQVLAEVLAKAQTAGMKKVGFVSQPQP, encoded by the coding sequence ATGGGGCAAAATCCATTCAGTGCGGGTGAGCACACTCAGCCCATGAGTGAAATCAACACCACGCCGTTGGTGGATGTGATGCTGGTGCTATTGGTGATTTTTATTATCACGGCGCCATTGCTGACGCACGCAGTCAAAATTGATTTGCCGCAGGCGACGTCGCAACCGCTGGAAGAAAAGCCGGAAGTGATCGACCTGGCGGTCGATGTGGATGGCAAAATCTTCTGGAACGATAGCGAAATTCAAGTGACTGATTTGTCTGCGCGCATGGCAGATGAGGCGGCCAAGCAGCAGCAGCCTGAGTTGCAGATTCGTGCCGACAAAAACACGCGTTATCAGGTGTTGGCCGAGGTGCTGGCAAAGGCGCAGACCGCGGGCATGAAAAAAGTGGGTTTTGTTAGCCAGCCGCAACCGTAA
- a CDS encoding MotA/TolQ/ExbB proton channel family protein, whose product MQSTSGLAFITEGGVVSVLVALILLTMSVLSWYFILVKTWQVFKRKRDVSSYVRQFWRKATLQEALQEPQLQSPAFRLAVTAAESTQHHQQYASQSLGAACSQDEFIARQLRRTLSQEQAALESGLSVLASVGSVAPFVGLFGTVWGIYHALSAISQSGVATIDKVAGPVGEALIMTAIGLAVAIPAVLAYNAFIKANRGIMAELESFAQDLHTLLTTGAPLVIKTNGKPANVTELHVKVANKGGNV is encoded by the coding sequence ATGCAATCAACAAGTGGTTTGGCTTTTATCACCGAAGGCGGTGTGGTGTCGGTTTTGGTGGCGCTGATTTTACTAACGATGTCAGTGTTGAGCTGGTATTTTATTCTGGTTAAAACCTGGCAAGTATTTAAACGCAAGCGTGATGTGTCTTCTTATGTGCGTCAGTTCTGGCGTAAGGCCACGTTGCAAGAAGCGCTGCAAGAGCCGCAGTTGCAATCGCCGGCGTTTCGCCTGGCAGTGACGGCAGCCGAGTCGACCCAGCATCACCAGCAATATGCCAGCCAGTCATTAGGCGCGGCTTGCAGCCAGGATGAGTTTATTGCGCGCCAGTTGCGTCGTACCTTGTCGCAAGAGCAAGCCGCATTAGAGAGCGGTTTATCTGTGCTGGCTTCTGTGGGTAGCGTGGCGCCTTTTGTTGGTTTGTTCGGTACGGTGTGGGGTATTTACCACGCATTGAGCGCCATTAGCCAATCTGGCGTTGCCACTATTGATAAAGTGGCCGGCCCGGTGGGTGAGGCGTTAATTATGACGGCGATTGGTCTGGCGGTAGCGATTCCTGCCGTGCTGGCTTATAACGCTTTTATTAAAGCCAATCGCGGCATCATGGCCGAGTTGGAAAGTTTTGCGCAAGATTTGCATACCCTGCTCACCACCGGTGCGCCATTGGTGATAAAAACCAACGGCAAGCCAGCCAATGTGACCGAGCTGCATGTGAAAGTAGCCAATAAAGGTGGCAATGTATGA
- the hemP gene encoding hemin uptake protein HemP has protein sequence MTNRLPSSLGEAQNAASVSLGRMPTIEAKQLLGDAGILAIVHGGDTYQLTRTKQNKLLLTKCHAIMAAALVQQD, from the coding sequence ATGACTAATCGCTTGCCATCATCATTAGGTGAGGCGCAAAATGCGGCCAGTGTTTCATTGGGACGCATGCCGACGATTGAGGCGAAGCAATTGCTGGGTGACGCTGGAATATTGGCGATTGTGCATGGCGGCGACACGTATCAGTTGACCCGTACCAAGCAAAATAAATTACTGTTGACCAAGTGCCATGCGATCATGGCAGCAGCATTGGTGCAACAAGATTAA
- a CDS encoding energy transducer TonB, whose protein sequence is MVQRESLQGLSLKPARASAPQLPELSLHRRQLGELAGIFRWSVLATEDWLQRDKRQDWHGLGMLLVVALHAAVIAWLVLHQAPVIELPKPEPMTVSLITLPAKKEEALAPEVVPIIKKQPVVKPVIKPKDTPVKPIERPVPVVERIVEAAPDQPRFEASTQASAPPLEAPAAAASKPAPVVSAPPKQEVVEEKEEPPKFGVAYLNNPRPEYPRLSHRAGEEGKVLMKVLVSVEGLPESVDVIKSSGFERLDKAAVTAVKQWRFEPARKGGKALSAYVNVPLSFSLTQN, encoded by the coding sequence ATGGTGCAACGTGAGTCTTTGCAAGGGTTGTCATTAAAGCCCGCGCGCGCGTCAGCGCCACAACTGCCTGAGCTGAGCCTGCATCGTCGCCAGCTGGGTGAGTTGGCGGGTATTTTTCGCTGGTCTGTCCTGGCCACTGAAGATTGGTTGCAGCGTGATAAGCGCCAGGATTGGCATGGTTTGGGTATGTTGCTGGTGGTTGCCTTGCATGCGGCCGTCATTGCCTGGCTGGTGCTGCATCAGGCGCCGGTCATTGAATTGCCCAAGCCTGAGCCGATGACGGTTTCGTTAATCACTTTGCCAGCCAAAAAAGAAGAGGCACTTGCGCCTGAAGTGGTGCCTATCATCAAAAAACAACCCGTGGTTAAACCAGTGATCAAGCCTAAAGACACACCGGTGAAGCCGATAGAGCGCCCGGTGCCTGTGGTTGAGCGCATTGTAGAAGCTGCGCCAGACCAGCCGCGGTTTGAAGCCAGTACACAGGCCTCTGCGCCGCCGTTAGAGGCGCCTGCAGCTGCCGCCAGCAAGCCTGCGCCAGTGGTCTCAGCGCCACCCAAGCAAGAGGTGGTTGAAGAAAAAGAAGAGCCGCCAAAATTTGGTGTAGCTTACCTGAATAATCCGCGGCCTGAATACCCGAGACTCTCGCACCGTGCCGGTGAAGAGGGCAAGGTGCTGATGAAGGTGCTGGTGTCTGTTGAAGGGCTGCCAGAGTCAGTGGATGTGATCAAAAGTAGTGGCTTTGAGCGATTGGACAAAGCTGCGGTGACGGCGGTGAAGCAATGGCGTTTTGAGCCTGCGCGCAAAGGTGGCAAGGCATTGAGTGCTTATGTCAATGTGCCTTTGTCATTCTCGCTCACGCAAAATTAA
- a CDS encoding HugZ family protein, translated as MNENEKLQSVGEEAIAFKGLFKSVQLATTNAQGIPEASYAAFVERDNKFYIYVSELATHCANLRETGRCSAMFIESEKDAGHLFARKRLVFKCDTQEVARTDTKFDEVMALFYEKFGKFMDAIGKLTDFHMVELTPSHASYVAGFAKAYHLNGQDLLQITHRNDQGHAAPDHASQQKLDELA; from the coding sequence GTGAACGAGAACGAGAAGTTGCAGTCAGTCGGCGAAGAAGCCATTGCTTTTAAAGGGTTGTTTAAATCTGTGCAGTTAGCAACGACTAATGCACAAGGGATCCCCGAGGCAAGTTATGCCGCTTTTGTCGAACGCGATAACAAGTTTTATATTTATGTGAGTGAGTTGGCTACCCATTGCGCCAACTTGCGTGAAACCGGGCGTTGTTCAGCCATGTTCATTGAGAGCGAAAAAGATGCTGGTCATTTGTTTGCCAGAAAACGTCTGGTGTTCAAATGTGACACGCAAGAAGTCGCTAGAACGGACACCAAATTTGATGAGGTGATGGCCTTGTTTTATGAAAAGTTTGGCAAGTTCATGGATGCGATTGGCAAACTGACAGACTTTCATATGGTGGAATTAACCCCGTCGCATGCGAGTTATGTGGCTGGTTTTGCTAAGGCTTATCATTTGAACGGCCAGGATTTACTGCAAATCACACACCGTAATGATCAAGGCCATGCTGCACCAGACCATGCCAGCCAGCAAAAAC